A single Prevotella sp. E15-22 DNA region contains:
- a CDS encoding sugar transferase codes for MPGGPAFFVQKRVGLNGKLFKCHKFRTMTVKHNGSSVSVAGDSRITPFGAKLRHYKLDELPGLWDVLIGNMSFVGPRPDVPGYADTLQGDDRDVLKLRPGITGPATLKYRLEDEYLANARTLAYGLQLTAYGITKEELEKMSDQEVAVWYNDNVIYPDKVRLNCYYYRHYSFIKDIQMIICTVLGKKMEYAGEII; via the coding sequence ATGCCGGGCGGTCCTGCATTTTTTGTGCAGAAGCGTGTGGGTCTTAATGGGAAGTTGTTTAAGTGCCATAAGTTCCGCACAATGACGGTGAAGCATAATGGATCTTCTGTGAGTGTGGCTGGCGATAGTCGCATCACGCCATTTGGCGCTAAACTTCGTCATTATAAACTGGATGAGCTTCCTGGGCTGTGGGATGTGCTCATCGGCAATATGAGTTTCGTAGGCCCAAGGCCTGACGTGCCTGGGTATGCGGACACGTTGCAAGGGGATGATAGGGATGTGCTGAAGTTGAGACCGGGGATTACGGGACCTGCTACTTTGAAGTACAGACTCGAAGATGAGTATCTCGCGAATGCGAGGACTCTGGCTTACGGCTTACAGCTTACGGCTTATGGAATTACCAAAGAGGAATTGGAGAAGATGAGTGATCAGGAGGTTGCGGTGTGGTATAACGATAACGTGATTTATCCTGATAAGGTAAGGCTGAACTGCTATTACTATAGGCATTATTCCTTTATCAAGGACATCCAAATGATTATCTGTACTGTCCTTGGAAAGAAGATGGAGTATGCAGGGGAAATAATATAA